In one Dehalogenimonas formicexedens genomic region, the following are encoded:
- a CDS encoding protease inhibitor I42 family protein: MENILKRKNAIWVMVPILALSLVLGACASPNTDAAINPPTTTDTTENNSYMPPLDNPSKTIKVEYLYDELASQKHITYDVTIENGGSLIVTLGSNPSTGYDWQKAVISNGNVSSEYTCQFVAPPSGIVGAAGKQVWTFKTLQPGQTTISFNYSQPWQGGVQNEWTLALNVTVK; encoded by the coding sequence ATGGAGAATATTTTAAAAAGGAAAAATGCCATCTGGGTCATGGTCCCGATACTTGCCCTATCGCTGGTTCTTGGAGCATGCGCCAGCCCAAACACCGACGCGGCGATCAACCCGCCGACGACCACCGACACGACCGAAAACAACAGCTACATGCCACCTCTGGACAACCCATCCAAGACGATCAAAGTCGAATACCTGTACGACGAACTTGCCTCACAGAAACACATCACCTATGACGTCACCATCGAAAACGGCGGTTCGCTCATCGTGACACTCGGCTCAAACCCCAGCACCGGGTACGATTGGCAGAAAGCCGTCATCAGCAATGGAAATGTCTCATCCGAATACACCTGCCAATTCGTCGCGCCGCCGAGCGGGATAGTGGGCGCTGCCGGAAAACAGGTATGGACATTCAAGACGCTTCAACCTGGGCAGACAACAATCAGTTTCAACTACAGCCAGCCGTGGCAGGGCGGAGTCCAGAATGAATGGACACTGGCGCTCAACGTGACTGTAAAATAG